The sequence below is a genomic window from Bacteroidia bacterium.
GATGCTGAAATTGCACTTAATACCGGTGGTTCTTGAATTTCAAAGGTGGTATCCGATTGCATTCCGAAAGCATCAATAACAGTCACTTGGTATATTCCTGCACTTAATCCATAAACAGAATCAGTATCAGATTGTCCGCTACTCCATTGAATGGTATAATTAGGAGAACCTCCTAGTATTGTTAAACCTGCAGCCCCAGTTTGAGTGCCATTGCAGTCAACACTATCTGTCGAAACAGAAATTGGGAAAGTACTTAATCCTTGTTGAAAGCCACCATTAATACTCGTAGAACCATTTATAATTTCAGAATAAAGCGGCTGTCCAATACTAAAACTAATTGAATTTCCATTTCCATTTAGAACGCCTCCACCCGGATTAAAATCCTGTTGCAGAATCTGTTGCCCGAATCCTTTCAGAACAAACAACGGAAACAAAAGTAGAAGTAGTAGTAATCTCAAAATGAAAATGTGTTAAACGAACAAAAGTCATAAAACTTTTGCAAATTTCGTCATTAAAACGACAAAAAAATGGGTTTGGGGTATGTAGATGGTCGAAAATTAAGGTAATAAGTTTTCAACAAATGTAAGGCTAGGTGTTAATTGTTTGATATTCAGTAATTTAAATTAAAGACCTATGTAGTTGAATTACTGTCTGTTTCAGATTTCTTTTCACTAGGTAATCAAAGAATTGTTTAAATTAACATTTGGCATATGGAGTAGTCCGTGATGTTTATCTTTTCCCCACGTTGGACAATCACACCTTTTGCTTCTGCATCCTGAACAGAGAAATAGGGCAGATAACATTCCAATAGCCAAAAGATCAATATACTTTCTTTTCATGACTAGTATTTATTTCCTGAAGTTCCAATATTTTCAATTGGATGCCAGGTAGTTTTGGTTTCTTGAAAGTCTTTAATAGTATATGGGGAATTGGTTGTTTCTGAACTCCAATCGGTTATTTGATTAAATAAAACTACTCTTTTTACATTAAGCGTGGCAAGTTCTTCTAATTCTTTAATTTCAGAATAGCTTTTCCGAGCATAACATATCCCTTTTACTTCCAAATGACTACACATGTGTGAAAGTAGTTCTTTCGTTTTTCCTGTTAGAATATTTACTACACCTCCCGGTACATCACTGCTATGAAGAACCTCCGCAAAGGATACGGCACTTAAAGGAAGTTTTTCAGAGGCTAAAACAATGCAGGTGTTTCCTCCTACAATAATGGATGAAATCAGGCTAACTAAACCTAAAAGGGGCGATTCTTCCGGAGCAATAACTGAAATGACACCTGTTGGTTCTAATACAGAAAAATTGAAAAAGGGAGAAGCAACAGGATTGATTGAACTAAAAATTTGCTGGTATTTATCAGCCCAACCTGCATAATATACTAGTTTATCAACAGATTGTTCTACCTCTTTTATTGCTTGAGTTTTAGAAAAGCCTAAGGTCTGTAATTCCTCAATAAATTGAGGTGATCTTGATTCAAGCATTTCTGCAATTCGATAAAGGATTTGACCCCTATTGTATGCCGTTTTACCGGACCAACTTAACCATGCATTAGATGCCGCCGCAACCGAATTCCTAAAATCTTTTCTGCTGCTTAAACAAACATTTGCTATTAGTTTATTTGACGGAGAAAATACTTCATAAAATCTTCCAGACTCAGTTCGAGGAAACTGACCTCCAATATAGATTTTATAGGTTTTCAAAATATTTAATCTTGGCATTCCAACAAAGTTACTATAAAAGATTATCAATTATTTTTTCCAAACTTATATTATCTGCTTCGGCACGGTAGTTTCTTACAATCCTGTGCCTTAATATGGAAGTTGCAACTGCTTTAACATCCTCTATGTCTGGTGAGTATTTACCTCTTATTGCTGCATGGCATTTTGCTCCAATTACTAAAAATTGGCTTGCTCTTGGACCTGCCCCCCAACTTAGGTACTTATTGACCATTTCAGTAGAATGTTCAGTGTTAGGGCGGGTTTTTGTGCTAAGTTTTACAGCATATTCTACCACATTATCTGCCACCGGAATTCTTCTTATTAAATCTTGAAAATAAACAATCTCCTCACTTGTAAGAATTTTGGAGAGTTCTATTCGGTGGTTTGCCGTAGTTTGTTTAACAATGTTAATCTCTTCGTTTAAAGTTGGGTAATCTAACCAAATATTAAACATAAATCGATCCAATTGGGCTTCCGGAAGCGGATATGTACCTTCTTGTTCAATAGGATTTTGAGTGGCTAAAACAAAAAAGGGTTTGTCTAAATCATATCTTTTTCCTGAAACAGTTACAGCCTGTTCTTGCATTGCTTCTAACAATGCACTTTGCGTCTTAGGAGGTGTTCTGTTTATTTCATCAGCCAAAATAATATTTGCAAAGAGTGGACCTTTGATAAATTTAAAATGCCTGGTTTCATCCAAAATTTCCGTTCCTGTAATATCACTTGGCATTAAGTCTGGTGTAAATTGAATTCTATTGTAGCTTAATCCCAAGGAATTGGCAATGGTATTTATTAAAAGTGTTTTTGCCAATCCAGGTACTCCAACAAGTAAACAATGTCCTTTGCTGAATATACTAATTAAAACCATTTCCACTACTTGGTCCTGACCAACAATGACTTTTGAAATTTCGTTTCTTAAATTTTTGTATTTGTTACCAAAAGCGTCAATTGCTTCTGCATCATTTTTGAAGTTAACCATTTCTTTAGGAGCTATACGAAATTAATTAGTTTCTTTAATCCAATTGTTATCGAATACACAGTTTTTGTAGTCAGGATCAATCTTTACATATAAATCCTGGGAGTGCTTTTTTATCCATTCTCGTATAAGTTTTTGTTTTTTCTCAGACAAAGCAGCTTCTTGTAACCTTTGGTAATCATCTCGCATATTTGCAACATGCGGTGCTGTTCTAGATTTCAAATAGTATATTTTATAGGAATTCCTTCCTCTTTCATCCTTTGATGCAATTGGTTTGGTGAATTGACCTGGCTCTAATTCATTAATGGCTGATAATAGCAGTGGATCAATCGTATTTAATTGATCTTCTTCAAATTTAGAGTTTCCTGAACTCGGATTCTGCAATAGACCGCCATTGTTTTTGGTATTCTCATCGTCCGAAAATTTTTCTGCAGCTTTCTCAAAAGTATATTTGCCTGCTTTTAAATCAGCATAAACGGAGTCTAATTTATTTTTGGATTTACTTACAGTCTCTTGTGACATTTGAGGTGTAATTAAGATATGTCTTACGTTAACCATTTCTCCTCTTCGTTCAATTAGCTGCATAAAATGGAATCCATATTCCGTTTCAAAAACTTCTGAAATGCCATTCCCTTTTAATCTGAAAGCCCAACTATCAAATTCAGGTACCATTTGACCTCGTTCAAAAAAGCCAAGTTCACCGCTATTCGCTGCAGTTCCTGGATCTTGGGAATAAAGTACAGCTAATGATCCAAAATTTTCTCCATTAAGAACTCTCTGCCTTAAATCCTCTGCCTTATCTTTTGCAATTTTTTTCTCCTCTGAATTAAATTTAGGCATTGCAACTATTTGTCCAACTTCAACTTCTGAATTGATGTATGGCAAACTGTCTTTTGGGATTTCATTGAAAAACTGTCTAACCTCCGCAGGTGAAACTTTTGCATCTCCGGTGATTTTTTGCTGCATTTGCTGCGATAATAATTGATCTTTTATTAGTTCCTTGAAATCCGCTTTAATTTCAACTAGAGATTTTCCATAAAATTCTTCCAGTTTTTCTTGAGAACCAATTTGTTGGATAAAAAAACGTATCCTTCTTGTCATCTCATCATCAATTTGATCATCACTTACTACTAAGCTATCATGTTCTGCTTGATTTAAAAGTAAGCGTTGGAATAATTGATCTTCCAACAAAGTACAACGAGTGTTTTGATCTGTAGGCATTCCTTGTTGAACCACCTGTTGGTATTGTGATTCTACTTCGCTTAAAAGAATGATATGTCCACCCACTATCGCAACAATTTTATCTGCAATCATTGGTGAAGGTTGCGCGTATAAGCTTAGAGGCTTTAGACAAACCATCATAATGGTGAGTAAAAATAAAATTGGTGTATTTTTTAGGATTATTTTCATTGTCGAGCCAAAAGTACTTTTAAAGCGTGAATTCACCAGCATTTCAATTGTCATAAAAAAAAATAAAAAGCTTCCTGAAAGTGTAATTTGAATTTTCAGATTCTAATATATTTCGAATTTTCCTTTTTCTGACCCTTGTTTGAATTGGTTTTCTTCCATTTCTTTTATAATGTTCAGTTTTCTTTTATTTATTAGAATATTTTGGATGTTTTCCTTTTCTACACTAATAGGGGAAATATCATCTCTTGTTTTGAATCCTTTAATATTAACCAAGTATAAACCGCTATTGTCTTGAATTTCAACAAATCTATTGTTTTCTAAGAAATCTTCTTGGTCGTAAGTTTTAATTGGTATTTCCTTCAATAAGTCATCAAAGATTAACCATGAATTATCGTCGAGGTAATAATTAATGGCCCCGGAGATACACCAGTCCTCTAAATTTTTTCGATCCTTGGGGTCGGAAGATTTTATCCATTTTCTAACTTTATCAAGATCTTTTGTTTTTTGATCTACCTTAACATAAACTACCTTGATGATATTGTTCTTTAATTCAAAATTGGATTTATTTTTGGCATAATAATCCTCAATTTCTTTGTTGGATATCGTGGTATCAAGTTTGGTAGCCAATAATTCTTTTTGATACTGATAAAGAATGAGTGAATTTTTATAACTCTCAACCTGTTCATCCAAATCTTCCGGCATTTCTTTAATATTATCGAGGGCTTCCTGTATAGCAAGTTTCTCTTTTATCCATTGGTTGATATAGGTTTGAATTACTTCTAAACTATCCTTGCCAGTATATCCGTCAGGAACCACTTGTTTAACATCTGTTTCGTATAAATAATCACTTCCTACTCGGGCAATTTTTTTCCCTTTTCCTTTATTAAAGAAGTTGCAAGATGAAAGAAAAATAGTTCCCGTGAAAAATAGCAGGGGTAAAAACGAAAATGCCTTACCCCAATAGGATAAAGCATTTTCACTTTTATTCTTTGATTTTTCTATAAGAATCACTTAATCGAAAATAACACGTCTTTATTAACTTGGAATGGATATTTTTTTCTTAATGAATCTATCCACTCTTTTTCTAGATATACTTGGTAGTCAGCAGTTACTAATCCCTTAGCTTCATTTAATGTTTTTGGAGTTGGAGCTACTTTCCCTTTAACATTTACAACAACAATTTGACCGTTAAAGGCAATGTCCGGTGAAATTCCAGGTTCCCATTTAACAGATTCCAAAACATCCATTTCTCCTTTTATGAATTTTCCGGTTTCTACTTTTAAATTTAGCTGGCTGTCTTTGTTTAATTCAGCTTTTATTTCTTCATCACTTGGTTTGCCTGATTTATTTTGTTTCATCAATTGTTCGCGTACCTTCTTTGCAACTTCAGCATCTTTGCAAGTGTAAATGGTGGCATCCAAACGCTCTTCCCACATGTAATTGCTCTTATTGTTTTCATAATAAGCTTTTAACCCAATAGAATCTTTAACAGCCTTGGACCAAACTTTTTTATCAGTTAAATCAAACAATAAAATTCCGTCTCTGTACTCTTTCATCAAATTACGGAAATCTGCGTATTTACCTTCTAGTTTGGTGTCTTCAAAGGCAATACAACTTTCGTCTACAAATTGTTTATATAAACTGCCGATGTAAACACCCATATCTATGGCCGAGCGTTTTGCCTGATGTTTTGAAATAAAAGTTGCAAAATCAGTTTGTGTATATTGTTTATCACCGATTTTAAATAAAAATGATTTGAGATTTTTGGCGCTTTCTATTTTCCAAAGTCCTTTAAATACATTGGTGTCAACCACCGAAACAAATTCATCCCTTTTTTTCAAATCTTCACTAAATCCATATTCCTTTTTAACACGGGCTATGATGCTTTCTTTGCTAAGTTGAGAACGGGAATCTTTAGAAACTTTTTGTTTTAGGTCATTTTTTTGTTCTTCAAAACTAGGAATTCCTTTTCTATCCAAACGTTTAACAATGTGCCAACCATAGGAAGTTTTGAATGGAGTAGAGTAATCGCCATTGTTTTTTAAAGCAAATGCAGCTTTTTCAAATTCCGGAACCATTCTTCCTGTTCCAAACCAAGGTAATTCTCCACCTTTTGTTGCACTTTGTTTATCATCACTAAATTGTTTTGCCAAATCTTTGAAATCGCCTCCTGCAACTAATTTTTGATATATCTCATTAATTTTTGTTCTAAAGGCTGCTGTATCCTCCGGTTTAGCATCTTTTGCCACCTTAACCATAATGTGGGCAGCTAATACTTGACCTTGTGCATCACGTTTATCAAAAATCTTTAGAATGTGGTAGCCGTATTTGGTTCTTACTGGTTGTGATACCTGCCCAACCGGTGTATTGTAGGCCGCATTTTCGAAAGGGTAAACCATTTGCATGGAAGTGAAATAACCCAAATCTCCTCCATTATCCTTTGCAGATGGGTCTTCACTATACTTCTTAGCCAAGTCTTCAAATTTCTCACCGGCCAATACTTTTTTACGAATTTCCAAGGCTTTATTAAATGCGGCTAAGGTGTCTTTAGGTAGCGCATTCTGTTCACATTTAATTAAAATATGGGAGGCTTTTACATCCGTTTTTTGACGATCATAAGCTTCCTTTAAAAGTTTATCAGATACTTCTTTGTCTACTAAGTAAGGCTGTGAAAGTTGCTTGCGATAACCCGCTAACTCATCTTTGAACGCTTTGCCGGTATCTAATTTTGCTTCTTCAGCTTCTTTAACTTTCATACGGAAATTAATGTACAATTCCATGTACTCTTCCAATGCTTTTTGAAGGTCGCCTGAAGTTTCCTTGTTATTTTTCCTGTATACCGTTTCAAATTCAGAACGGGTAACCTTGCTATCCCCAACTGTAAGTACAACCGGATCTGAACCTGATTGGGAAAATGCTGAAATCGTTGATAAACAAATTGTTAAGATGAATATGGGTGAAATTTTCTTCATGTTCATTAGTTGATAACTTTTCTTGCGGGGTGCAAATGTATAAGTATTTGCTAAAGACGACTTTAAAAATAGTTAATACACTGAAAAAGTTGGCAATTTTGTTTCAAACCTGGATCGAAAATGCAAAACACAAAGCAAGTTAGTGACCCCTAATCTCCTGTAGATGTTCTTGTAAGTTTTACCTTCGCTTCGTGGAAATTTTAAAGTTTATTACCGCAGGTAGTGTTGATGATGGTAAAAGTACGCTTATTGGAAGGCTTCTTTACGAAACCGGAAATATACCCAAGGATGAGTTCAATTTTATTTCTTCCAAGTATTTAACTGCCAATGGACAACCTGATTTTTCAAGATTTACCGATGGTTTAGCCGATGAGAGAGCTAAAGGTATTACCATCGATGTTGCTTATCGCTATTTCTTTACCACGAATAGAAAGTACGTAATTGCTGATTCTCCGGGACATAAAGAGTTTACCAGAAATATGTTCACGGCTGCATCCAATGCTGATCTTGCAATTATCCTGGTAGACGGACTTTGTGGTGTTACCGAACAAACAAAGAGACATAGTTATATTGTTGATTTTCTTGGTATTAAGCAACTAATATATGCTGTTAATAAAATGGATTTATTGGACTATCAAGAAGCGGAATTTATTTCGATTCAATCCGATTTATTGGCGCTTTCCAATGAGTTAAATAGTAGTCCGGTTGTAATCCCTATTTCTGCATTGAACGGCGAGAACTTAGTTGTTAAAAGTAATAAAATGAATTGGTATGCTGGACCAACTCTATTAACTTGTCTGGAGAATTCTAATCCAAAAACCTCCACAGGTAATGCGGCTGCAATGTGGGTGCAACATGCAAGTAAGGTTGATAACAAGTGGATTGCCATGGGTAAAGTGCTTCAAGGCAGTTTTTCTTTGGGAAATATAGTGAAGTTGCCGGGGGATGTTCCGGTTAATATTCTATCTGCCTGGAAAGCCGGTAGTTATTGTGAAAATCTTTTAGCTCAAGAAGCAGCCTCGTTGAAACTTGAATCGGAAGTTAGTATTGAAAGGGGGGATTTGTTGGTGAACGGCAACTTGGATATTTGTTGGGAGGATAGAATTAAGGTTAGATGCTGTTATTTTTCAGAGAATCCGGCCAGAATTCATTCTGTTTTTTGGATTAAAGTAGCTGGAATGGTGGTGAAAGGGGAAATAGATTCTATTTTCCAAAGGTATGCTATTGATACCGGTGTTTTGGAGGAAAATGTGGAATCCATTGAATTAAATGATTTTGTTTGGCTCGAACTGCAATTGGATAGTCCTATACTTTATTCTCTAGGTTCGATTCCTGAATTAAGCAGGGGAATCCTCATCGATCCGAGCTCTAATTTTACCGCAGCAGCTTTTCTAGTTTAATGGTGCTGTTTGAAAAATTGTTAAGATTTCCCCGCCAGAGAAAGAACCTCTTTGACATGACCTACCTTTGTCCTTTCAATACCTTGGTTCTAACAAAGCATATTGGATAACTTGAGAATCTTGGTTTGTTGTTTTGGCAATTTACTAGTATATTGCACGTTTGAAACTAATTAATGCATTACTCCATTTTAAAATGGTAAAAAAGATAGTTATGTTGGCTTTGGGCGGGATATTAGCCCTTCATCAATTGGCCACAGCACAGGTTCAGTCCCTCGTTCGATTTGTTGAAGATGATCCGATTATTTCGGTTCTAGATAGCCTTTCTACTTTGAAGTTTTTTAGGAATTCAACTTTTACAACTGATCGAAATATATTAAATATCTACAAATTTCCTGTAGATTCGGTTCCTAAGTATGATGACTTTATTTATCAATACCGAATTTCTAAACTGAATGCCAAATCTCCTTTTCATTTGGTTTATAATAGCGCAGTTAAGCAGTATATCGACGCGTATTCGATAAGGAAAAGGGATTTAGTGCCACGATTGCTTGGTCTATCTCAACAGTACTTTCCCTTGTTTGAAGAACAATTGGATAAGTATAACTTGCCTTTGGAATTGAAATACCTTGCCATTGTGGAGTCTGCTTTAAATCCTATTGCAACTTCAAAATCAGGAGCGAGAGGTCTTTGGCAATTTATGTATCAAACAGGGAAAATTTATAACCTCGACGTTACTTCTTATGTAGATCAACGTTGCGACCCTTATTTGGCAACTATTGCAGCTTGTGAGTACTTTAAGTATTTATACGATATGTTTGGAAATTGGGAATTGGTTTTGGCAGCCTATAACGGTGGACCAGGTACAGTTAACAAAGCTATTCGCAGAGCGGGAGGTAAAATGAACTATTGGGAAATTCGTCCTTACCTTCCAGTAGAAACTCAAGGGTATGTGCCTGCCTTCTTTGCAGTGAATTACATTATGAATTATGCCTCCGAGCATAATTTATTCCCGATTTCTCCGCGTGTTTTTCATTACGAAGTGGATACTGTTGTAGTACGTGACCGTGTTACCTTTGAAGCATTGAGTAATGCTTTGGATATTCCAATGGAGGATATTCAATACCTCAATCCAATGTACAGACGTCTGGTAATTCCTCCTCCTCAAAGTAATTCAGAGCCTTTTACCTTGGTACTTCCAATTTCTAAAATTGGCAAATTTCTTAGTAATGAGGCTTCCGTTTATGAGTATTCTAAGGAAATTGAAAACGTAGCTTTCGCTAGCAATAAGGAGTTTGAAAGTGTAGAAGTACAAAAGAAACATAAAGTGAAAAAAGGGGAAACAATGACCCGTATTGCCGCCCGATATAAATGTACTGTCTACGATATTAAAACCTGGAATAACCTAAAGAAAAACAGCGTTCATACCGGGCAGGTACTTACCATCTATGTTAATAAGAAAGTGGAAGTGGCAAAACCGGAATCCAAACCTACTACTACCGATGCACCGGGGCAAGTGGCTGAAAATACTGAATCCAAATCAATTCCGGCAAATGCCATAGAAGAAACTGTTGAAACAAAACTGGAAAATCCTTCTAAACCCGTTTCAAGCACTCCAAAATCAAAATTTGTAACAGTTAAAAAAGGTGATACTCTTTTTAGAATTGCAACAGAGAATAACCTAAGCCTCGACGAACTTTTGAAATTAAATGATTTGCACCGAAATTCAACCTTGAAAATTGGTCAAAGATTAAGGGTTGGATAAAAGTTTATTCCATAACTTTTATTACCTTGGCTGGACAACTTTCCACAACCCGCAAACTCAATTCCCTGGTAAATTCCGGAATTTCCAATATGTGGGTAGTTTTCTTTAAAACGGAATGAAGCAAGGTCGCTTTACCATCCTTTTTGGATAATCGCCAATATTCAGGTTGCATTTCAAAACATATATTACAACCAATACATTTCGAACGGTAATGAACTAATTTAGGCATGCTCTGCTACAACTTTATACAATTTGTCATTCTTCCGGATTCCCTTATTATACTTAAAAGTGATTTTGTCACCCTTGACGGCATTTTCTGCCTCTTGGCCGTTCACAAAAAGAGAAACTAATTGGATTTTATCATAACCGGTATCTCTGCCTATTACCATAATGGTGTCACCTTTTTTTATTTGTCCGGTTTCTATTTCAAATTCAGCAACCTCTAATTTGGGGTAATATTTGGTCCCTCTCGCAATGTAAACTTTCTTCTCAGTAGCTTTAGAACCCGGATGTTTTTCTGTCCATTCACCCAGTTTTTTTCCCATGAAATACCCTTCCCAAAATCCTCGGTTATATACTGAAGCTAATTTCTCCTTCCAAACTTCTACCTTTTCTTTGGTGTAACTACCTTCCATCACTGAATCAATAGCCTCTTTATAACACTCTGTAGTTGTATATACATAATCGGCCGACTTTCCTCTTCCTTCAATCTTAAAAACGGCAACCCCGGCTTGTATTAACTGATCAACAAAATCTATGGCACAAAGGTCTTTTGGCGACATGATATATTCATTGTCAATTTCTAGTACGTTTCCGGTTTCCTTATCTATTACTTCATAGGGCCTACGGCAATTTTGAACACAAGCTCCACGGTTTGCAGATGCATTTTTTTCATGCAAACTCAAATAGCATTTTCCTGAAACAGCCATGCACAAAGCTCCATGTACAAATACTTCAATTTTTATCAATTCTCCGCTAGGTCCTGTAATTTTCCTTCGTTTTATTTCCTGGGTTATTTTGGCAACCTGGGTTAATGTAAGTTCTCTAGCCAAAACCACTACATCTGCAAACTGTGCAAAAAAACTAACCGCTTCTATGTTTGAAACATTGGCCTGGGTAGAAATATGCAAGGGCATTCCATATCGTTTGCACATTTCAAATACTGCAAAATCAGAGGCAATTATGGCATCTATACCTGTTTCCTTGCAGGTTTTTACAATTTCCTGGGCTAGTACTATATCATGATCATAAACGATGGTATTCAGGGTTAAATAGGATCTTACCCCATTTTTTTTGCACAAACCTGCTACTTCAGCCATATCATCTAAAGTGATGGTGGGCACTGATTTGGTTCGCATATTTAATTGTTCTACTCCAAAATAAATTGCATCAGCTCCTGCCTGAATGGCTGCGTGTAAGGCTTCAAATGAACCTACCGGAGCTAATAATTGGGGTCTTGTATCCATACTAGTGGGTAAATAGAAGAGTTTGCAAAGATACGCATTCCGAACAAGATGTTATTTCCTTCCCCGAAAGTACCATTCTTACTAACCTTGGAAAGGTGGCCAGTTCCTATTTTATCCTTGCTATGCCTGGATTTTGAAGTCCTTCATGTTTTCATTGGAAATTGTTTTCCTTCTTCCGTAGAATGGTACATTTCAAATCAGTTGTTTTTGGGTAATGAAGATGTTCGCAATTTGGGAATGGGGCTTTGAAAAGTCTACCTGATTCATGGTATTATGCTAAGGTAGTAATGGGATTTTTGTTGTTGAAGTTCACTAAAATCAAGGAGTTCAAGAGTGAGCTGATTTTTTACATCTTTTGCCTGACCGCCGTCATACCTATCCCTTTTTGCCCCTTTTACATTTGATGAAAATTAATTGATAATATGGAATTAACAGCACAAAAAGACGACCTGATGGCGCCCGAAGTGATTGCCGATCCGCATTCTTACTACCGTCGTTTACGCGAAAACGATCGTGTTCATTGGAATGAACGTTGGAAAGGTTGGGTTCTCACCGGCTATAAGGAAGTAGTAGATGTATTGCGAGACGCTGAACATTTCTCATCCGACCGGATGGGGTATTTGGCCAATGAACTTTCTCAGGAAGAAAGGGAATCCATTGCACCCATTTTTAATGTTTTGAAATACTGGATGGTAATCCGTGATCCACCTGATCATACGGTTTTGCGTATGCTACTCAATAAATTATTTACCCCGGTTGCCATCGAACGCTACCGTCCTATGGTGCGTAAAATTGTTCAACGTGCACTGGATAAGGTAGTAGCCAAAGGAAAAATGGAAGTGGTGAAGGATTTTGCCTACGATATTCCAATGTCGGTAATTCTGGAGCTAATTGGTGCACCTGACCTTGATCGGGAAAAAATTAAGGAATGGAGCGAAGCCATAGGGGTGTTCTTCTTTATTAAAGCCGATGAACCTCGTCGCCGCGAAATAGCTTGTGAAGGAATTAATGAATTAGTTAATTACATTGAACCTTTGATTG
It includes:
- a CDS encoding AAA family ATPase — encoded protein: MVNFKNDAEAIDAFGNKYKNLRNEISKVIVGQDQVVEMVLISIFSKGHCLLVGVPGLAKTLLINTIANSLGLSYNRIQFTPDLMPSDITGTEILDETRHFKFIKGPLFANIILADEINRTPPKTQSALLEAMQEQAVTVSGKRYDLDKPFFVLATQNPIEQEGTYPLPEAQLDRFMFNIWLDYPTLNEEINIVKQTTANHRIELSKILTSEEIVYFQDLIRRIPVADNVVEYAVKLSTKTRPNTEHSTEMVNKYLSWGAGPRASQFLVIGAKCHAAIRGKYSPDIEDVKAVATSILRHRIVRNYRAEADNISLEKIIDNLL
- a CDS encoding LysM peptidoglycan-binding domain-containing protein is translated as MVKKIVMLALGGILALHQLATAQVQSLVRFVEDDPIISVLDSLSTLKFFRNSTFTTDRNILNIYKFPVDSVPKYDDFIYQYRISKLNAKSPFHLVYNSAVKQYIDAYSIRKRDLVPRLLGLSQQYFPLFEEQLDKYNLPLELKYLAIVESALNPIATSKSGARGLWQFMYQTGKIYNLDVTSYVDQRCDPYLATIAACEYFKYLYDMFGNWELVLAAYNGGPGTVNKAIRRAGGKMNYWEIRPYLPVETQGYVPAFFAVNYIMNYASEHNLFPISPRVFHYEVDTVVVRDRVTFEALSNALDIPMEDIQYLNPMYRRLVIPPPQSNSEPFTLVLPISKIGKFLSNEASVYEYSKEIENVAFASNKEFESVEVQKKHKVKKGETMTRIAARYKCTVYDIKTWNNLKKNSVHTGQVLTIYVNKKVEVAKPESKPTTTDAPGQVAENTESKSIPANAIEETVETKLENPSKPVSSTPKSKFVTVKKGDTLFRIATENNLSLDELLKLNDLHRNSTLKIGQRLRVG
- a CDS encoding sulfate adenylyltransferase subunit CysN — encoded protein: MEILKFITAGSVDDGKSTLIGRLLYETGNIPKDEFNFISSKYLTANGQPDFSRFTDGLADERAKGITIDVAYRYFFTTNRKYVIADSPGHKEFTRNMFTAASNADLAIILVDGLCGVTEQTKRHSYIVDFLGIKQLIYAVNKMDLLDYQEAEFISIQSDLLALSNELNSSPVVIPISALNGENLVVKSNKMNWYAGPTLLTCLENSNPKTSTGNAAAMWVQHASKVDNKWIAMGKVLQGSFSLGNIVKLPGDVPVNILSAWKAGSYCENLLAQEAASLKLESEVSIERGDLLVNGNLDICWEDRIKVRCCYFSENPARIHSVFWIKVAGMVVKGEIDSIFQRYAIDTGVLEENVESIELNDFVWLELQLDSPILYSLGSIPELSRGILIDPSSNFTAAAFLV
- a CDS encoding peptidylprolyl isomerase; translation: MKIILKNTPILFLLTIMMVCLKPLSLYAQPSPMIADKIVAIVGGHIILLSEVESQYQQVVQQGMPTDQNTRCTLLEDQLFQRLLLNQAEHDSLVVSDDQIDDEMTRRIRFFIQQIGSQEKLEEFYGKSLVEIKADFKELIKDQLLSQQMQQKITGDAKVSPAEVRQFFNEIPKDSLPYINSEVEVGQIVAMPKFNSEEKKIAKDKAEDLRQRVLNGENFGSLAVLYSQDPGTAANSGELGFFERGQMVPEFDSWAFRLKGNGISEVFETEYGFHFMQLIERRGEMVNVRHILITPQMSQETVSKSKNKLDSVYADLKAGKYTFEKAAEKFSDDENTKNNGGLLQNPSSGNSKFEEDQLNTIDPLLLSAINELEPGQFTKPIASKDERGRNSYKIYYLKSRTAPHVANMRDDYQRLQEAALSEKKQKLIREWIKKHSQDLYVKIDPDYKNCVFDNNWIKETN
- a CDS encoding aldehyde dehydrogenase family protein is translated as MPRLNILKTYKIYIGGQFPRTESGRFYEVFSPSNKLIANVCLSSRKDFRNSVAAASNAWLSWSGKTAYNRGQILYRIAEMLESRSPQFIEELQTLGFSKTQAIKEVEQSVDKLVYYAGWADKYQQIFSSINPVASPFFNFSVLEPTGVISVIAPEESPLLGLVSLISSIIVGGNTCIVLASEKLPLSAVSFAEVLHSSDVPGGVVNILTGKTKELLSHMCSHLEVKGICYARKSYSEIKELEELATLNVKRVVLFNQITDWSSETTNSPYTIKDFQETKTTWHPIENIGTSGNKY
- a CDS encoding peptidylprolyl isomerase; protein product: MKKISPIFILTICLSTISAFSQSGSDPVVLTVGDSKVTRSEFETVYRKNNKETSGDLQKALEEYMELYINFRMKVKEAEEAKLDTGKAFKDELAGYRKQLSQPYLVDKEVSDKLLKEAYDRQKTDVKASHILIKCEQNALPKDTLAAFNKALEIRKKVLAGEKFEDLAKKYSEDPSAKDNGGDLGYFTSMQMVYPFENAAYNTPVGQVSQPVRTKYGYHILKIFDKRDAQGQVLAAHIMVKVAKDAKPEDTAAFRTKINEIYQKLVAGGDFKDLAKQFSDDKQSATKGGELPWFGTGRMVPEFEKAAFALKNNGDYSTPFKTSYGWHIVKRLDRKGIPSFEEQKNDLKQKVSKDSRSQLSKESIIARVKKEYGFSEDLKKRDEFVSVVDTNVFKGLWKIESAKNLKSFLFKIGDKQYTQTDFATFISKHQAKRSAIDMGVYIGSLYKQFVDESCIAFEDTKLEGKYADFRNLMKEYRDGILLFDLTDKKVWSKAVKDSIGLKAYYENNKSNYMWEERLDATIYTCKDAEVAKKVREQLMKQNKSGKPSDEEIKAELNKDSQLNLKVETGKFIKGEMDVLESVKWEPGISPDIAFNGQIVVVNVKGKVAPTPKTLNEAKGLVTADYQVYLEKEWIDSLRKKYPFQVNKDVLFSIK